Within the Streptomyces vilmorinianum genome, the region TCGGCCGCCTCGAGGATGTCGAGCTCGTCCTCAGAAACGGACTCGTTCAGGTTCGGGTCAGACACGGTGGCTGCTTCTTCCTGGATACAGATTGTGGTGGAACAAGAAATCAGCCGAAGACGTACTTGACTGCTTCCTGGAAGCCATAGTCAATCACGGTCACAAGGCCGATCATGATGACGACGAAGACAATCACTACCGTGGTGTACGTCGTCAGCTGGCTGCGAGTGGGCCAGACGACCTTGCGAAGCTCCGCGACGATCTGTCGGTAGAAGAGCGCGAGACGGCCCAGAGGGCCCTTCTTGCCGCGCTTGCCGCCCTTACGGGCCTTCTTCTTCGAGTCCGGAGCCTCGTCCTCGGCATCAGGCATGTCGATGGAGCCCACGGCGTCCGTCACGCTTCTCACCTGATCCCGGGTCATGGCAGTGCCGTGCCGGGTGGATCCGCACGGCGGTGCATCGAAGTACGTACATGCGCACACATCCTGGCGGTGTGTGTAGCAGGGCCGGAGGGACTTGAACCCCCAACCGCTGGTTTTGGAGACCAGTGCTCTACCAATTGAGCTACGACCCTTTGTGGCTCCCCCAACCTACCGCATCGTGAGATGTGGTCGGTGAGGGCCAACGAGCAGTGAGTGTACGTGTTCATGAGCGCTGCGTCGAACAGAAAGCGCGCCAGACCTCTCGCGGACCCTCCGCAGGCCCTCGTACGACCGGGAATGATCGTTCCTGTCCGCTCCCTGAAACCTGTGTGCCGGGCGGGAAGCGGGTCTGGGACGATGGGCCGCATGAGCGCTGCTACTCCTCCGACCGAGCGCCGGGTCTCCGCCCGCATCGGTGCGATCTCCGAGTCCGCGACCCTCGCCGTCGACGCCAAGGCCAAGGCCCTCAAGGCCGCCGGGCGCCCGGTGATCGGCTTCGGCGCGGGTGAGCCCGACTTCCCCACGCCGGACTACATCGTCGAAGCCGCCGTCGAGGCGTGCAAGAACCCGAAGTACCACCGCTACACGCCGGCCGGCGGCCTGCCCGAGCTGAAGGCCGCGATCGCCGCCAAGACGCTGCGGGACTCCGGTTACGAGGTCGACCCGTCCCAGATCCTGGTGACCAACGGCGGCAAGCAGGCGATCTACGAGGCGTTCGCCGCGATCCTCGACCCGGGCGACGAGGTCATCGTCCCGGCGCCGTACTGGACGACGTACCCCGAGTCGATCCGCCTCGCGGGCGGTGTCCCGGTCGAGGTCGTCGCCGACGAGACCAGCGGCTACCGCGTCTCGGTGGAGCAGCTGGAGGCGGCGCGCACGGAGAAGACCAAGCTCGTCCTCTTCGTCTCCCCGTCCAACCCGACCGGCGCGGTGTACAGCGAGGCCGAGACCGAGGAGATCGGCCGCTGGGCCGTCGAGCACGGCCTGTGGGTGCTGACGGACGAGATCTACGAGCACCTGGTCTACGGGGACGCGTCCGCCGTCTCCCTGCCGGCGGTCCTGCCGGAGCTGCGCGACAAGTGCATCGTGGTCAACGGCGTCGCCAAGACGTACGCGATGACGGGCTGGCGCGTGGGGTGGATCATCGGCCCGAAGGACGTGGTGAAGGCCGCGACCAACCTGCAGTCGCACGCCACGTCGAACGTGAGCAACGTGGCGCAGGCGGCCGCGATCGCCGCCGTCTCCGGCGACCTGGACGCGGTCGCCACGATGCGCGAGGCCTTCGACCGGCGTCGCAAGACCATCGTGCGGATGCTCAACGAGATCGAGGGCGTCCTCTGCCCGACCCCGGAGGGCGCGTTCTACGCGTACCCGTCCGTGAAGGCCCTGCTCGGCAAGGAGATCCGCGGCAAGCGCCCGCAGAGCTCGGTCGAGCTGGCCGCCCTGATCCTGGACGAGGCCGAGGTCGCGGTCGTCCCGGGCGAGGCCTTCGGCACCCCGGGCTACCTGCGCCTTTCGTACGCGCTGGGTGACGAGGACCTGGTGGAGGGCGTGTCCCGGATCCAGAAGCTGCTCGCGGAGGCCCGCGACTAGTCTCGCCGGTCCCGCACGGGCCCCTGGTTCTCCGGAACCAGGGGCCCGCTTTTACGTTCTAGCAAGGTCCCGATCGGGGAAAGGGGCTGTCCTCGTCCATTCGGGTGCGGCAAGATCCCCCAATGGAGCACGTTTCACGCGACATCAGCCTGCTGCCCAAGGCCCACCTGCACCTGCACTTCACCGGTTCGATGCGGCCCACGACGCTCATCGAGCTGGCCGACAAGTACGGCGTCCACCTCCCCGAGGCGCTGAGCAGCGGCACACCGCCCAAGCTGCGGGCGACCGACGAGCGCGGCTGGTTCCGCTTCCAGCGCCTGTACGACATCGCCCGGTCCTGCCTGCGGGAGCCGGAGGACATCCGGCGTCTCGTCCGCGAGGCGGCCCAGGAGGACGTGCGCGACGGCTCGGGGTGGCTGGAGATCCAGGTCGACCCGACCTCGTACGCCCCTCTGCTGGGCGGCCTGATCCCGGCGCTGGAGATCATCCTGGACGCGGTCGACGCGGCCTCGCGGGAGACCGGGCTCGGGATGCGGGTCCTGGTGGCCGCGAACCGTATGAAGCACCCGCTGGAGGCCCGCACGCTGGCGCGGCTCGCGGTGCGGTACGCGGACCGGGGCGTGGTCGGGTTCGGGCTCTCCAACGACGAGCGCCGGGGCATGGCCCGCGACTTCGACCGCGCCTTCGCCATCGCCCGCGAGGGCGGCCTGCTGGCGGCGCCGCACGGCGGGGAGCTGACGGGTCCGTCGTCCGTACGGGACTGCCTGGACGACCTCCGGGCGGCCCGGGTGGGCCACGGGGTGCGGGCGGCGGAGGACCCCCGGGTGCTGCGCAAGCTCGCCGAGAAGGGCGTGACCTGCGAGGTCTGCCCGGCCTCGAACGTGGCGCTCGGGGTCTACGAGAAGCACGAGGACGTTCCGCTGCGGACGCTCTTCGAGGCGGGCGTCCCGATGGCCCTGGGCGCCGACGACCCGCTGCTCTTCGGTTCACGCCTGGCCGCCCAGTACGAGATCGCCCGCCGGCACCACGCCTTCACGGACGCGGAACTGGCCGAGCTGGCCCGCCAGTCGATCCGCGCCTCGGCGGCACCGGAGGACATCAGACAGAAGCTCCTCTCGGGCATCGACGACTGGCTCTCGACCCCGACCACGTAGGGGTGCCGCCGCCCCGTTGTGAGCCTCCGCCCCACTGGGCGGTGCCCGCCACCCCTGTCGTGGGCCTCCACCCCGCTGGGGCGGTGCCCACCCTCACCCCTCCCGGGGTTGTGGGCAGACGTCCCACAGGACGGTGCCCACCCTCACCCCTCCCCGGGTCGTGGGCAGACGTCCCACAGGGCAGTGCCCACCCTCACCCCTCCCCGGGTCGTGGGCAGGCGTCCCGCAGGGCAGTGCCCACCCTCACCCCTCCCCGGGTTGTGGGCAGGCGTTCCGCAGGGCGGAACGGGTGGGCACAACCCGACAACGGCGCCGCACCCGTGGGCACCGCAGGCACGGGGAGCCTGGGCCCGGCAAGGGCGCCGTCCCGTGTGCCCACCCGTCCCGCCCCAGCGGGACGAATGCCCACAACGGGGGTGGCGGAGGTAGGGGCGGGCACCGCCACAGCGGAACCAAGGCCCACGACGGAGGCGGGTGGCCGGGTACGGGCGGGCACCGCACCGGCGGGGGTGGCGCGGTTCGCCGTCGCGGGTGAGCGCCTGGAGGTCTACCGCGCGGACCTCACGGACCCCGACGCCGACGGCTACGCGCAGTCGTCGCCCTTCCCCGCCACCGGGCGGTACGTGCTCGTGCGCGGGCTCTCGCCGGGCAGGCTCGGCCACTCCAGGACCGCCGTCCCGGGCGAGGTCAGGGTCATGAACGCGGCCAGCGGCAGGTCGTTCACCCAGTCGATCGCCTCGGTCGTCCCGTCCCGCCCGGCCTCGGCCCGCCACAGCCGCCCCCCGAAGACCGCGTAGCGCATCCCGCACTCCTTGGTCATGTCGTACGGGTACCGGACACCCAGGACCGGCCGGTCCGGGCCGAGCGTGGCGGCCGGCGCGTCCCCGTACCGCCGCTCGGGCTCCTGCGCGAGGCACTCCGGCGCGGGCCCCGCCAGCGGGCGGAAGACGATCGCGGGCATGGCCGGCGTGTCCGTCTCGAAGACGGCCGAGTCCGGCTCGGAGCGGGCGCGCCGGCCGTCCGTCCAGCTCATGTAGCCCCGCATACGGTCCGCCGCCCACCTCACCGTGGCCGAGGATCCGCCGTCGGCCCGCTCCCAGACCCGCCCGCCGAAGGCGGCGTACCGCAGGTCGCAGACGGCCGACAGGTCGTAGCGGTAGCGCACGTTCTCCACGGGCGCGTGGGGCCCGGTGTCGAGTGGGTCGTGGGGTCCGGAAGGGGGCTGGGGCCGGTACTTCCCCTCGTACGGATACGAGGGGGTGGCCGGCCCGGCGGTCGGGCCCGAAGGCAGGGCGGGCGGCGCCTGCTCCGACCAGCGGACGCCGAGGATCGAGCCGCCCGCGACCACGAGCGTCGCCGCTCCCGCCACGAGCGAGCGCCGTACGTGCCGGATCCGCCGCCCGCGCCCCACGACCTCGCCGACGGGTGCCGGTCCCGCGTCCCCGTCGGCCAGCGCGCGCAGTCCGCGCCGCAGAGCGTCCTCGGAGTGCTCGTCCATCACGCGCCCCTTCCCGCGTATCCGGCGAGCGCGCCCCCGGCGCGCAGCCGTTCCAAGGCCCTGTTGGTACGGCTCTTGACCGTCCCGGGCGAGCAGCCGAGCAGCTCGGCCGTCTGTTCCACGGACAGGTCCTCGTAGAAGCGGAGCACCACCACCGCGCGCTGGGCGCGGGGCAGGGAGGCGAGCGCGCGGGCCAGTTCGAGGCGAGCGTCCGCGCCTGCGGCCATGTCGTGTGCGTCGGGTGCGCTGTCGTTCTCGGGGCGCACGACCTCGGTGTGCCAGCGGCGGCGGCGCCAGGTCGCGTAGAGGTTCACGACGACCTTGCGGGCGTACGCCTGGGGCGAGTCCCAGCGCGCCGAGCCGCCCCAGCGCAGATAGACCTTGACCAGCGCTGCCTGGACGAGGTCCTCGGCGGCGTGCGGGTCGCCGGTCAGCAGCCGGGCCGTGCGGAGCAGCGAGGCGTACGCCGACTCCGCGAAAGCGGCGAAATCCGGTGGGCCCGTCCCCTCCACCGTTCCCCCTCGACGAGCGTGCGGCCCCCGCTTCCCGGGAGCCTGTCACCCACTCGACAACCTGGGGAACCCGAAGGGTTCCACGGAATGCTCAGATGCTGACGCCGACCGTCACCGGCTCGTTCACCAGCGTGATCCCGAAGGCGTCCCGTACGCCCGCGACGACCTCGCGGGCGAGTGCGAGGAGGTCCTCGGTGGTGGCCTCGCCGCGGTTGGTGAGGGCGAGGGTGTGCTTGGTGGAGATACGGGCGGGGCCGGAGCCGTACCCCTTGGTGAAGCCGGCCTTGTCGATCAGCCAGGCCGCCGAGGTCTTGACGTGGCCGTCCGTGCCCGCGGGGAAGGCGGGCGGGGTGACGTCGGGGCCGAGGCGCCCGGCCACGCGCGCGAGGAAGGTCTCGTACTCCCCCGCCGTCAGGATCGGGTTGGTGAAGAACGAGCCGGCGGACCAGGTGTCGTGGTCCTCGGGGTCCAGGACCATGCCCTTTCCTGCCCGCAGGCTCAGGACGGTCTCGCGGGCCCGGTCCAGCGGGACGCGGTCGCCGGCCTCGACGCCGAGGGTGCGGGCGGTCTCCGCGTACTTGACCGGCGCGGAGAGCCCGTCG harbors:
- a CDS encoding adenosine deaminase, which codes for MEHVSRDISLLPKAHLHLHFTGSMRPTTLIELADKYGVHLPEALSSGTPPKLRATDERGWFRFQRLYDIARSCLREPEDIRRLVREAAQEDVRDGSGWLEIQVDPTSYAPLLGGLIPALEIILDAVDAASRETGLGMRVLVAANRMKHPLEARTLARLAVRYADRGVVGFGLSNDERRGMARDFDRAFAIAREGGLLAAPHGGELTGPSSVRDCLDDLRAARVGHGVRAAEDPRVLRKLAEKGVTCEVCPASNVALGVYEKHEDVPLRTLFEAGVPMALGADDPLLFGSRLAAQYEIARRHHAFTDAELAELARQSIRASAAPEDIRQKLLSGIDDWLSTPTT
- a CDS encoding SigE family RNA polymerase sigma factor → MEGTGPPDFAAFAESAYASLLRTARLLTGDPHAAEDLVQAALVKVYLRWGGSARWDSPQAYARKVVVNLYATWRRRRWHTEVVRPENDSAPDAHDMAAGADARLELARALASLPRAQRAVVVLRFYEDLSVEQTAELLGCSPGTVKSRTNRALERLRAGGALAGYAGRGA
- the secE gene encoding preprotein translocase subunit SecE, which translates into the protein MTDAVGSIDMPDAEDEAPDSKKKARKGGKRGKKGPLGRLALFYRQIVAELRKVVWPTRSQLTTYTTVVIVFVVIMIGLVTVIDYGFQEAVKYVFG
- a CDS encoding pyridoxal phosphate-dependent aminotransferase — its product is MSAATPPTERRVSARIGAISESATLAVDAKAKALKAAGRPVIGFGAGEPDFPTPDYIVEAAVEACKNPKYHRYTPAGGLPELKAAIAAKTLRDSGYEVDPSQILVTNGGKQAIYEAFAAILDPGDEVIVPAPYWTTYPESIRLAGGVPVEVVADETSGYRVSVEQLEAARTEKTKLVLFVSPSNPTGAVYSEAETEEIGRWAVEHGLWVLTDEIYEHLVYGDASAVSLPAVLPELRDKCIVVNGVAKTYAMTGWRVGWIIGPKDVVKAATNLQSHATSNVSNVAQAAAIAAVSGDLDAVATMREAFDRRRKTIVRMLNEIEGVLCPTPEGAFYAYPSVKALLGKEIRGKRPQSSVELAALILDEAEVAVVPGEAFGTPGYLRLSYALGDEDLVEGVSRIQKLLAEARD